The following coding sequences are from one Strix uralensis isolate ZFMK-TIS-50842 chromosome 6, bStrUra1, whole genome shotgun sequence window:
- the ZDBF2 gene encoding DBF4-type zinc finger-containing protein 2 isoform X3 codes for MPLPITSEAARVACLSPEEMERQRNRDRQEISSKDQESVGELCSSAPCLSHEGTKRTSVTQAFTQKLERGQEHVTRISQQPMGICSNEKWDTLKDVQVANHSHEGQFTAVSRCDKTGMEVCNSDVLLNLCLNPAPALVHPKHPSVAHQNPMCSHSNSLCITSGQSLSKRDGLQTQDETLVSDFHLRDTVGISSSLDLGTSPQLAGCKNVKMNRGDESSVGETTEDVILKYCCGTTSEEVYFKEENNPCLTVSSLLDHTQLEGSEMSFDCDAPVQAGTDLPKASINDIEFLKEVQISLKDKGYGTQLSSVLKSESVEKIEAVKQDVIVHTEEPVLPALPHVPPSFVGKTWSQIMYEDDIKIEELVRDFREGRFRCYFDSESSANCTGKTVKKKKQKDEKKNSIVEGNKPESASVKALPEFNDALSGGSDFDNPSLASDTLCNPQTPKMPRKRTWRLASRCQVVKVSHGTQTSLLSYPVAKRKMSRRESEPSDQKASILWPENEKTPNMKTRLCALKLPESYSKIMSPVQPKTVVYVLSCPEIKQCKGKPIDIPQMRKNRNSTDSKDSVRYKYKQCSFKYYDPLTNRILKTPPNSTVGEKAKKPSHVRQLFRSLSFDANMKLADAQRESTPSKSLNWSGFYSSSSASFLPDPSKGNDAASSQKSDGSSLSTERTDSLVSGHSENSLKHLIISPLNSHQSVVEGDGRLTPFNSRVTKTPLTSIRSERLGRENPKAIWKRKEGTNKEPAFSSKAAGPVSVRCTVGRRGNRVTTGKQTSRTKKQQKEGKRRKLHLRAQKSSAFSIHRCQTRKTTVGKHLKKEKPDAKKLKVRRKPKRTFLNSTVVTGIPEKRQKVTSESFPKKPE; via the coding sequence ATGCCACTTCCCATCACTTCAGAGGCTGCTAGGGTTGCTTGCCTGTCCCCAGAAGAGATGGagagacagagaaacagagacagacAGGAGATTTCCAGCAAAGACCAGGAGTCCGTTGGAGAACTATGCTCTTCTGCTCCATGCCTGTCTCATGAGGGCACAAAGAGAACTTCTGTAACTCAAGCATTTACTCAAAAACTAGAAAGAGGGCAGGAACATGTTACAAGAATATCCCAGCAGCCTATGGGTATTTGTAGCAATGAGAAATGGGATACCCTGAAAGATGTTCAAGTTGCAAATCATAGCCATGAAGGCCAGTTTACAGCTGTGAGCAGATGTGATAAAACAGGAATGGAGGTATGCAATAGTGATGTGTTACTGAACCTGTGCTTGAATCCTGCTCCGGCACTGGTTCATCCAAAACACCCTTCAGTTGCTCACCAGAATCCTATGTGCAGCCACAGCAATTCTTTATGTATTACCTCAGGTCAATCTCTCTCAAAACGAGATGGTTTACAAACTCAGGATGAGACTTTGGTGTCTGATTTCCATCTCAGGGATACTGTGGGTATCAGCAGCTCCCTAGATCTTGGGACATCCCCACAATTAGCAGGATGCAAAAACGTGAAGATGAACAGAGGTGATGAAAGTTCAGTGGGTGAAACTACTGAAGATGTTATTCTGAAATACTGCTGTGGAACTACATCTGAAGAAGTTTATTTCAAAGAAGAGAATAATCCCTGTTTAACTGTTTCATCACTTCTGGACCATACTCAGTTAGAGGGTTCTGAAATGAGTTTTGACTGTGATGCACCTGTTCAGGCAGGAACAGACTTACCCAAGGCATCTATAAATGACATAGAATTCCTAAAAGAGGTCCAAATAAGTTTGAAAGATAAAGGCTATGGAACACAgctgtcttctgttttaaaaagtgaGTCCGTAGAGAAAATAGAAGCAGTGAAACAGGATGTCATAGTTCATACCGAAGAACCAGTTCTTCCAGCTCTGCCTCATGTGCCTCCTTCTTTTGTGGGAAAGACTTGGTCTCAAATAATGTATGAAGATGATATAAAAATTGAAGAACTTGTGCGTGATTTCAGGGAAGGTCGTTTTCGCTGCTACTTTGACAGTGAATCCTCAGCCAACTGTACAGGgaagacagtgaagaaaaaaaagcagaaggatgaaaaaaagaacagtatTGTTGAGGGTAATAAACCAGAAAGTGCATCAGTTAAAGCATTGCCAGAATTTAATGATGCTTTAAGTGGTGGCTCTGATTTTGATAACCCATCTCTAGCCTCAGATACACTATGCAATCCACAGACTCCTAAAATGCCTAGGAAGAGGACGTGGCGCCTGGCTTCAAGGTGCCAGGTGGTTAAAGTCAGCCATGGCACCCAAACAAGTCTATTGAGCTACCctgtagcaaaaagaaaaatgtctagAAGGGAATCTGAGCCATCTGATCAGAAAGCAAGCATCCTGTGGCCAGAGAATGAAAAAACGCCAAACATGAAAACTAGACTATGTGCCCTTAAACTTCCAGAGTCTTATAGCAAGATTATGAGTCCTGTACAGCCCAAGACAGTGGTCTATGTACTTTCATGCCCAGAGATAAAACAGTGTAAAGGTAAACCTATAGATATTCCGCAAATGAGGAAAAATCGTAACTCCACAGATAGCAAGGACTCTGTCAGGTATAAATACAAACAGTGTTCTTTTAAGTATTACGACCCATTGACAAATCGAATTCTGAAAACGCCTCCGAACAGTACAGTTGGAGAAAAGGCCAAAAAGCCCTCCCATGTTCGACAGCTTTTCAGAAGTCTCAGCTTTGATGCAAACATGAAACTAGCTgatgcacagagagaaagcaCACCATCCAAGTCACTCAATTGGTCAGGCTTCTATAGTTCATCTTCAGCATCTTTCCTGCCAGATCCAAGTAAAGGGAATGATGCAGCCTCAAGTCAAAAGTCAGATGGATCTTCTCTTTCCACAGAAAGAACAGATTCTCTGGTATCTGGTCATTCTGAGAACTCTCTCAAACACCTGATTATTTCACCTTTGAACTCTCACCAGTCTGTGGTAGAAGGAGATGGTAGGTTAACTCCATTTAACAGTAGAGTTACCAAAACTCCTTTGACCTCCATCAGGAGTGAGCGGTTAGGGAGGGAGAATCCAAAGGCAATATGGAAGAGAAAAGAAGGCACTAATAAAGAACCAGCTTTTTCCAGTAAGGCTGCGGGACCTGTGTCTGTCAGATGTACTGTTGGGAGGAGAGGAAACAGAGTAACCACAGGCAAACAAACTTCCAGAactaaaaaacaacaaaaagaggggaagagaaggaaacttCATCTTCGTGCCCAGAAATCATCTGCTTTCTCAATCCATAGGTGCCAGACAAGGAAAACTACAGTGGGAAAGCAccttaagaaagaaaaacctgatgCTAAAAAATTAAAGGTGAGGAGGAAACCAAAAAGAACCTTTCTGAACTCAACGGTTGTCACAGGGATTCCTGAAAAGAGGCAGAAAGTCACATCAGAATCTTTTCCCAAGAAGCCAGAGTGA